Proteins co-encoded in one Mycobacterium mantenii genomic window:
- a CDS encoding metal-dependent hydrolase — translation MLTVDNQAAGPHDASLDHERLVLEARDVNFDWAQLPFHYVPGEPFTTHVLNVLHLLLPAGEEFFVEVFKQTLPLIKDDQLRLDVQGFIGQEAVHSQAHANVLAHFAARDIDLTPYTGQIKWLFDKLLGPRPGWSPRRRQSWLLEQVCIVSAIEHYTAILGEWILDSPAHDRIGTDPVMLDMLRWHGAEEVEHKAVAFDTMKHLQAGYWRQARAQLVVTPAMLLLWIRGVRFMYSLDPQLPARTKPRWRDYFSAARRGLVPGPLRFIRAIGDYYRPGFHPSQLGGVGLAVDYLAISPAARASH, via the coding sequence ATGCTGACTGTCGATAACCAAGCGGCGGGTCCGCACGACGCCTCGCTGGACCACGAGCGACTGGTGCTCGAGGCCCGCGATGTGAACTTCGACTGGGCGCAGCTGCCGTTCCACTACGTGCCCGGTGAGCCGTTCACCACCCACGTCCTCAACGTGCTGCACCTGCTGCTGCCCGCCGGCGAAGAGTTCTTCGTCGAGGTGTTCAAGCAGACGCTGCCCCTGATCAAAGACGACCAGCTGCGGCTGGATGTCCAGGGCTTCATCGGCCAGGAGGCCGTGCATTCGCAGGCGCACGCCAACGTGCTCGCCCACTTCGCCGCGCGCGACATCGACCTGACCCCCTATACCGGCCAGATCAAGTGGCTGTTCGACAAGCTGCTCGGGCCCCGACCCGGCTGGAGCCCGCGCCGCCGGCAGAGCTGGCTCCTCGAGCAGGTTTGCATCGTCTCGGCCATCGAGCACTACACCGCCATCCTGGGAGAGTGGATCCTCGACTCGCCGGCCCACGACCGGATCGGCACCGACCCGGTGATGCTGGACATGCTGCGCTGGCACGGCGCCGAAGAGGTCGAACACAAGGCGGTGGCCTTCGACACCATGAAGCACCTGCAGGCCGGCTACTGGCGGCAGGCGCGCGCCCAGCTCGTCGTGACGCCCGCCATGCTGCTGTTGTGGATTCGCGGCGTGCGGTTCATGTACTCGCTGGATCCCCAGCTGCCGGCGCGCACCAAGCCGCGCTGGCGGGACTACTTCTCCGCGGCGCGCCGCGGTTTGGTGCCCGGGCCGCTGCGCTTCATCCGGGCGATCGGCGACTACTACCGGCCAGGCTTTCACCCCTCGCAGCTCGGCGGGGTGGGGCTGGCCGTCGACTACCTGGCCATCTCGCCCGCCGCGCGAGCCTCGCACTGA
- a CDS encoding SDR family oxidoreductase: protein MTMTSTMTSTIIASDGVTLAVHRYTDIDPARPTILAIHGFPDNHHVWDGVAQELAGQPYNVVAYDVRGAGESTRPAKRSGYLFPQLVSDIAAVIDSLGVGRVHLLAHDWGSIQAWAAVTDDSVMGKVASFTSISGPHLNYAGAFIRSARTPRAVAQVIRQLISSGYIGFFLCPIVPELSFRSRIGVKVVEALERIGRSSTRSQRHDTLRSVTDYVHGLNLYRQNMPAPMVAPGRRLPETTVPVQTVVPRRDIFVTPALQRFTGAIPFGARVIEIEGGHWVVTSRPDVIARLTVEWVDRNVGGSGSAELRSVGPAEVRGERREVRGKLALVTGAGAGIGRATAVELARHGARMIVLADRDVAATNETADAVRAACAEAAVYQVDVSDEGAMNAFAAQVRNEHGVVDILVNNAGIGMAGRFLETSSANWEDIMGVNVGGVISGSRAFGAQMVERGEGGTIINVASASAYLPSKSMVAYSTTKAAVLALSESLRADFADEGISVTAVCPGFVNTNIARNTIYAGMSAEHQERARGKADAAYRRRNFTPEATAKAIVKAVRTGPAVLPIAAESRIGYAMRRISPGMIRLFARLDIRQT, encoded by the coding sequence ATGACCATGACCTCGACCATGACCTCGACCATCATCGCCAGCGACGGCGTCACACTGGCCGTACACCGGTACACCGACATCGACCCGGCGCGCCCAACCATCTTGGCAATTCACGGTTTTCCGGACAACCACCATGTCTGGGACGGCGTGGCCCAGGAGCTGGCCGGCCAGCCCTACAACGTCGTGGCCTACGACGTGCGGGGAGCCGGTGAATCCACCCGCCCCGCAAAGAGATCCGGATACCTCTTCCCGCAGCTGGTCTCCGACATCGCTGCGGTGATCGACAGTTTGGGCGTCGGGCGGGTGCACCTGCTGGCCCACGACTGGGGCTCGATTCAGGCGTGGGCGGCGGTCACCGACGACTCGGTGATGGGCAAAGTCGCATCTTTCACCTCGATCTCGGGCCCGCACCTGAACTATGCCGGCGCATTTATACGGTCGGCTCGCACGCCGCGGGCCGTGGCCCAGGTCATCAGGCAGCTCATTTCGTCGGGCTACATCGGCTTCTTCTTGTGCCCGATCGTGCCGGAACTGTCGTTCCGCTCCAGGATCGGCGTGAAAGTCGTTGAGGCCCTGGAACGCATCGGCCGGTCGAGCACCCGCAGCCAGCGCCACGACACCCTGCGTTCGGTCACCGACTATGTGCACGGGCTCAACCTGTACCGGCAGAACATGCCGGCCCCGATGGTGGCGCCGGGACGCCGGCTGCCCGAGACCACCGTGCCCGTCCAGACCGTGGTTCCGCGCCGGGACATCTTCGTCACCCCCGCGCTGCAACGGTTCACCGGCGCAATTCCGTTCGGCGCCAGGGTGATTGAGATCGAGGGCGGCCACTGGGTGGTGACGTCGCGTCCCGATGTCATTGCCCGGCTGACCGTCGAGTGGGTCGACCGCAACGTCGGCGGCTCAGGCTCGGCCGAGCTGCGCAGCGTCGGCCCGGCCGAGGTTCGCGGCGAGCGGCGCGAGGTGCGCGGCAAACTCGCGCTGGTCACCGGGGCCGGCGCCGGAATCGGCCGGGCCACGGCGGTGGAGCTGGCCCGGCACGGCGCCCGCATGATCGTGCTCGCCGACCGTGATGTGGCCGCCACCAACGAAACCGCCGACGCCGTCCGCGCCGCCTGCGCCGAGGCCGCGGTATACCAGGTCGACGTCAGCGACGAGGGCGCCATGAACGCCTTCGCGGCGCAAGTGCGCAACGAGCACGGCGTGGTCGACATCCTGGTGAACAACGCCGGCATCGGGATGGCGGGCCGGTTCTTGGAGACGAGCTCGGCGAACTGGGAAGACATCATGGGCGTCAACGTCGGCGGTGTGATCTCGGGCAGCAGGGCGTTCGGCGCGCAGATGGTCGAGCGCGGCGAGGGCGGAACCATCATCAACGTGGCGTCGGCGTCGGCGTACCTGCCGTCGAAATCCATGGTCGCCTACAGCACGACGAAGGCGGCCGTGCTGGCGCTCAGCGAATCCCTGCGGGCCGACTTCGCCGACGAGGGCATCAGCGTCACGGCGGTGTGCCCAGGATTCGTCAACACCAACATCGCCAGGAACACGATCTACGCCGGGATGAGCGCGGAGCATCAGGAGCGGGCGCGGGGAAAGGCCGATGCCGCCTACCGGCGCCGCAACTTCACCCCCGAAGCCACCGCCAAGGCGATCGTCAAGGCCGTCAGGACCGGTCCGGCCGTGTTGCCCATCGCCGCGGAGTCGCGGATCGGCTACGCGATGCGGCGCATCAGCCCGGGCATGATCCGGCTGTTCGCGCGGTTGGACATTCGGCAGACGTAG
- a CDS encoding PDR/VanB family oxidoreductase gives MWASRPADLYGRRDHDRFGSLLWGVRAVFEGFAAVSRWSPARVKPVQRKLSAVVTKRELAAPDVVALTLADPAGGLLPSWTPGGHIDVLLPSGRRRQYSLCGPPGRRTDYRIAVRRIADGGGGSIEMHEAFGVGDTLSFEGPRNAFYLGTAERDALFVIGGIGVTPILPMIQAAAQRGIDWRAIYTGRSREYMPLLDEVVLAGPDRVTVWADDEHGRFATVAELLAGAGPATAVYVCGPSAMLEAVRIARNEHAGAPLHYERFSPAPVVDGVPFELELARSGQVLAIPANRTALDVMLDRDPTTPYSCRQGFCGTCKVKVLAGQVDHRSRVAAGSRDMQDGMLVCVSRAVGERVVIDA, from the coding sequence ATGTGGGCCAGCAGGCCCGCCGACCTGTACGGACGGCGCGACCACGACCGCTTTGGGTCGCTGCTGTGGGGCGTGCGGGCAGTGTTCGAGGGCTTCGCGGCGGTGTCGCGGTGGTCGCCCGCGCGGGTGAAGCCGGTGCAGCGCAAGCTGAGTGCGGTAGTGACCAAGCGCGAGCTCGCCGCGCCGGACGTCGTCGCGTTGACCCTGGCCGACCCCGCGGGTGGGTTGCTCCCGTCCTGGACGCCCGGCGGGCACATCGACGTCCTGTTGCCCTCCGGCCGGCGACGGCAGTACTCGTTGTGCGGTCCGCCCGGGCGGCGAACCGACTACCGCATCGCCGTCCGCCGGATCGCCGACGGCGGGGGCGGATCGATCGAGATGCATGAGGCTTTCGGCGTGGGCGACACGCTTTCATTCGAAGGTCCGCGCAACGCGTTCTACCTCGGCACCGCCGAGCGGGACGCGTTGTTCGTCATCGGAGGCATCGGGGTGACGCCCATCCTGCCGATGATACAGGCGGCCGCGCAGCGCGGAATCGATTGGCGCGCAATCTATACCGGCCGAAGCCGCGAGTACATGCCGCTGCTCGACGAGGTCGTGTTGGCGGGGCCGGACCGGGTGACGGTGTGGGCCGACGACGAGCACGGCCGCTTCGCCACCGTGGCGGAGCTGCTGGCCGGGGCGGGGCCGGCGACCGCTGTCTACGTGTGCGGGCCGAGCGCGATGCTCGAGGCCGTCCGCATCGCCCGCAACGAACATGCCGGTGCACCACTGCATTACGAGCGGTTCAGCCCGGCGCCCGTCGTCGACGGGGTTCCGTTCGAGTTGGAGCTCGCGCGATCGGGGCAGGTGCTCGCGATACCGGCGAATCGGACCGCACTGGACGTCATGCTCGATCGGGATCCGACGACGCCGTACTCGTGCCGGCAGGGATTCTGCGGGACGTGTAAGGTCAAAGTGCTTGCCGGGCAAGTGGATCACCGTAGCCGCGTCGCGGCGGGCTCGAGAGATATGCAGGACGGCATGCTGGTGTGTGTCTCGCGGGCCGTCGGTGAGCGAGTCGTCATCGACGCGTGA
- a CDS encoding GNAT family N-acetyltransferase, giving the protein MADVTIREATPTDFADVAAMHYPVWRQSWSGVLPADVLDTLTSPKRWAVLLYPRDLGRPGWRMWVAEAGGQLLGMTIFGPDPDDAERLELDALYIAQASQRHGVGRLLLDKALTSEPGGDVVLWCAEANRVARSFYEKNDFRLDGRTLDWEPAPGVKVPHLGYRLTRR; this is encoded by the coding sequence ATGGCCGACGTCACGATCCGCGAGGCCACGCCCACCGATTTCGCTGATGTGGCCGCGATGCACTATCCGGTCTGGCGGCAATCCTGGTCCGGCGTACTGCCCGCGGACGTACTCGACACGCTGACCTCGCCGAAGCGGTGGGCCGTGCTGCTCTATCCGCGCGACCTCGGCCGCCCGGGGTGGCGCATGTGGGTCGCCGAGGCCGGCGGTCAGCTCCTCGGCATGACGATCTTCGGGCCGGACCCGGATGACGCCGAGCGACTCGAACTCGATGCTCTCTACATCGCGCAGGCAAGTCAACGGCATGGCGTCGGCCGCCTGCTGCTCGACAAGGCCCTGACCTCCGAACCCGGCGGTGACGTCGTGTTGTGGTGCGCGGAAGCCAATCGCGTGGCGCGCAGCTTCTATGAGAAGAATGACTTTCGCCTCGACGGCCGCACCCTGGATTGGGAGCCGGCGCCCGGCGTCAAGGTGCCCCACCTGGGCTACCGCCTCACGCGTCGATGA
- a CDS encoding TetR/AcrR family transcriptional regulator codes for MLEAALRSLASGEPGSVSANRIAKDIGATWGAVQYQFGDTDGFWAAVLHRTAERRAATFSTLSAPVSAEAPLRERVGAIIETLYRGLASADSRAIENLRAALPRDPDELERLYPHTAAELFSWGKSWLETCQQAFAGLAVDPDRVREVAALIPGAMRGLVSERQLGSYADLDMARRGLTNALAAYLEQSRP; via the coding sequence ATGCTCGAAGCGGCATTGCGCTCGCTGGCCTCCGGCGAGCCGGGCTCGGTGTCGGCCAACCGCATCGCCAAGGACATCGGCGCGACCTGGGGCGCGGTGCAGTATCAGTTCGGCGACACCGACGGGTTCTGGGCCGCGGTCCTGCACCGCACCGCCGAGCGGCGCGCCGCGACGTTCTCCACCCTGTCGGCACCCGTCTCGGCGGAGGCGCCGCTGCGCGAGCGCGTCGGCGCCATCATCGAGACCCTCTACCGTGGCCTGGCGTCGGCGGATTCGCGTGCGATCGAAAATCTGCGGGCCGCGCTGCCGCGTGATCCCGACGAGCTCGAGCGGCTCTACCCGCACACCGCCGCCGAGCTGTTCTCCTGGGGCAAGAGCTGGCTGGAGACCTGCCAGCAGGCGTTCGCCGGTTTGGCCGTCGACCCGGATCGGGTTCGCGAGGTGGCCGCCCTGATCCCCGGCGCGATGCGCGGCCTGGTGTCGGAACGCCAACTCGGGTCCTACGCCGACCTCGACATGGCGCGCCGGGGTCTGACCAACGCGCTGGCCGCCTACCTCGAGCAGTCCCGGCCGTAA
- a CDS encoding Rieske 2Fe-2S domain-containing protein: protein MAKPPLSMKPTGWFQVAWSDEIGVGDVHKMKYFDQEMVAWRAESGELTVMNAYCEHLGAHLGYGGKVVGEVLQCPFHGWQWSREGRNVCIPYQDRPNRGRRIRTYPVVERNASVYIWHDLDRREPYFDAPDVFAAFDDGSSADDYYPQQRLYRETLELHPQYVLENGVDFAHFKYVHNTPIVPVFTRHDFAEPVSYVDFTITFEGDDGQKIEDVNSGVQAINGGLGIAVTKSWGMIDNRTISAITPVDESTSDVRFMVYIGRTPHKDPVAGLEKARAKADEFGREVIRQFEQDIEIWCHQRYSDPPALATDEYEGFTAIRQWAKQFYPDAFASQEG from the coding sequence ATGGCTAAGCCACCGTTGTCGATGAAACCGACCGGCTGGTTCCAGGTCGCCTGGTCCGACGAGATCGGCGTCGGCGACGTGCACAAAATGAAGTACTTCGACCAGGAGATGGTCGCCTGGCGCGCCGAATCCGGCGAGCTCACGGTCATGAACGCCTACTGCGAGCACCTGGGCGCGCACCTGGGGTACGGCGGCAAGGTCGTCGGCGAGGTGTTGCAGTGCCCGTTCCACGGGTGGCAGTGGAGTCGGGAAGGCCGCAACGTCTGCATCCCGTACCAGGACCGGCCCAACCGTGGCCGCCGCATTCGCACCTACCCGGTGGTGGAGCGCAACGCGTCGGTGTACATCTGGCACGACCTGGACCGTCGCGAGCCCTACTTCGACGCGCCGGACGTGTTCGCCGCGTTCGACGACGGCAGCAGCGCCGACGACTACTACCCGCAGCAGCGGCTGTACCGCGAGACCCTGGAACTGCACCCGCAATACGTACTGGAGAACGGGGTGGACTTCGCGCACTTCAAGTACGTGCACAACACCCCGATCGTGCCCGTGTTCACCCGGCACGACTTCGCCGAGCCGGTGTCCTACGTCGACTTCACCATCACCTTCGAGGGCGATGATGGGCAGAAGATCGAGGACGTCAACAGCGGCGTGCAGGCCATCAACGGCGGTCTGGGCATCGCCGTGACCAAGAGCTGGGGCATGATCGACAACCGCACCATCTCGGCGATCACGCCCGTCGACGAGTCCACCTCCGACGTGCGCTTCATGGTCTACATCGGCCGGACGCCGCACAAAGATCCCGTCGCGGGCCTCGAAAAAGCTCGAGCCAAGGCCGACGAATTCGGGCGCGAGGTGATCCGCCAGTTCGAGCAGGACATCGAGATCTGGTGCCATCAGCGCTATTCGGATCCACCCGCGCTGGCCACCGACGAGTACGAAGGCTTCACCGCAATTCGCCAGTGGGCCAAGCAGTTCTATCCCGACGCGTTCGCATCGCAGGAAGGCTAA